The genome window AGATATTGGATGATGGGTTCAAGTGGAGGAAGTACGGGAAGAAGTCGGTGAAGAACAGCCCCAATCCGAGGTACGTGCATGCGTCGCACGAACCGAATCAGTACTTCGTAGCCGAGGTCAATTGCAGTACGTATGTTGTTGTGTGATCGCAGGAACTACTACCGGTGCTCGACCGAGGGTTGCGGGGTGAAGAAGAGGGTGGAGAGGGACCGCGACGATCCGCGCTTTGTGATCACCATCTACGAAGGCGTGCACAACCACATCAGCCCATGTACGCTCTGCTACAACTACGCTCATCTCCCCCTCGCACCCTCGGCCTCAGCGCCATGGGGGAGGGCGATGGCGGGGGCGCCGACGATCTCCAGTTCATCGTCGACATGTACTGCTCAGTGGTTGGAGTCGTTCTTTCAAGACGACATGTAGCTCAGAACTGCACAAGTTCGAGCTTTGACCACAGGATAAGAGTTGTCGCCGCAGACTCGTCGTAATGCAATGTTTGTTGATCGGCAAATGGTATATTTTGAGGATTTATCTCGATGAATAGTGGCAACGATCTCGTTCTTTTGCGCAAAGCTTGGCCGCTACTTACGAACGTAATTGTTATGCTCGACCAAATTGGACGTCACCATCGGCATCAATGATCCTCCACTGCATTCTTACGAATCTAATTGTTATGAATATGAACCGAAAGATTGTGTCTTATCTACTGGTATAAGATCTTATATCAAGGCGCGATGTTCGAACACCCTCTCGATACTACCTACGCTCGGAAAGAAATCCAGTTTAAGACGAAAGGGACATGTTCAAATACCATCTTTAAAGTCCACTTGGCTGAGATCGGACAAAAGACCAGTCTTTTGGCGTTTTTCGTTGATGGCTTTGTGCAGTGAGTTCTTCCGGAGGCAGATGAACTCATTGATGACTTGCTTCGGATATGAAGAGTATGATCCGGCAGTCAAGTCAAGCAAGTGTTCCGTTCATTTCTTCAGAAAGGAATGAGACAGCCATTGCATGTTTTTGTTGACCAGTCGACTACAAATTTGCTGCAGATCGACAATCCACGTAATGCACTTTGGCTTTCCCCAAAATCTGCGGTAAGAACGTTATTTGCACAGTGATCATACAATTACTTTGGCAATACCAATAAATAAAAAAGTCTGGAAGTATGACTCCTCGGCACAAAATTATGTTGCTGGGCATTCGACTTCTAATTCAAGCTTTGAACACTGGGCATTATGTTGCTGAACTGAGTACATAATTCAGCAAGTCAATGCCTGGATCAAAAAGATTTCCAAGGTCAGGTTTGACTCCTCATCCCTAAGGGCAAAGTTTAGATGTGACCTGGGTAGTCTCATTATCCTCCTTTGTCCCTAGGTAATCTCAACAAAATGAAGCCTATGTTGATAATACAAAGGTAACCTGCTTCATAATTTTTTAGGGTTTGTAGAACACTTCGATATACCCAATGATATTGTTAAACCAATGCGAATTCAGAAATATTTGCCATTAGTTACCAGTAGCAAAAGGGCAAATGGTTGATAGGGTCATCTTATCACTAATTATACTAAATATGCTCTATAACAAACTCAGGTGAAGAAGCACAAAGTGGGATACCAGAAAGAAACATCCCCGCAGATAATTTTATGTGGATGTGAAACTCAGCAAATAAGATAATTGTTCACTGATCAAACAAAGAACCACATCGTGAAATTTCTTTTATGATTAATGACTCCAACAACCTAGTTGACTTGTTCAAGAGTCAAAGCAACTATGCTTTGCACATTTGAAACCTTCGAGTGTTGACCCAAGGCAATATCTAGAAACAAAGGACTATGATAATATACGTATTTACATATCTAAGAGATAGTTAACATACTTCCCATTTCTCACAAGCAATGGATACGGCATAAGTAGAGGTTCTCATAAGGTCATCTCGAGTTCCCCTTTGTATAgactcatctaagaaataaactgTCATCAAGTATTCCTCCATAAACTACACCTCAGCACTTGAGAGAAGTAGTTCTGTGGgaaagtacaaaaaaaaaaacacaaaaaattCAAATTTCAAATAAACAGCAATAGTTGTTCAGTTACTAGATAACAAATATCAGATCCAACAAGCTGGATAAAGCTATGACACCAATGTTCTTGTTTATAAGATAATCCAACTTTTATTTCACTGATGAGCTACAAATGAACCTACCAAATATATGTTTCAGTACTATAATAAGATCAGCTCAAACCTGGACAAGTCCTTCAAGTTATCACTGATGAGTCGGTATCATTCTGGAAGATTGCTTCGGTCTTGGTCTGGTCAAAATTTCCAGATTCTATAACCTCTGCTATGTGCTGCAAACCCTGGAATGCAAGCAAGAGCACAGAAACAATATGATAAGGTAAACTGATCATTATATTTCTATACTTCCAGGACATCTATCAGAAATTATAACGGACATTATGTTAAATTGCTTTTCAACTGTTATGTTAAATTTCTCGACAAATCTGGAAGCCTTATTATGTTACGTGGTAATAACATATGCAATTCGTGGAGTGATAATAAGCATAAAGAATTATCTGGAACTTGTAAACTGAAGCAAGATCATGTGTCTAAATAAAAATGAAACCTTCAAACTTCTAGCCTCCCCGGATCCCAGAAAACCACGTTTCCCAGCATTCTTGGGGCCATCCTGTGGTATATAAAGCAAAAGTGTTAACAAGGGCAAGTGGGCAACAGAAAATTTTTATAGAACCTGAAAATGATTAGGCAAAAAGAAATCATGACAAAGGGTAAAAAGAAGACTTCATAAGTTAACAGCAGCAATGCCGGACAACGGACAAAGTAAAGCTCCTGATAGAAGTACAAAGGAAAAGGCAAATATGGAGTAATAAGCAAGAAAAAATTAGCTTGTAAATGACATGTTTATTGACTTTATTAATGTTTATTGCAAAATAAATGGCAAAATAAATGTTTATTGACCTTATTAACTAAAGCTACAGTCAAAATGTGATCTGTTATGATGAGTAACAACGATTGCAAAGTAATTACCTCCATTCATCCAACGAAAGTTGTTATTTTCTCAGTTCTGTTTCTACTGAAGCAAATGAACATCTAGATCGATTAAAACCTCATTGTTCCAAGAGACAATAATAAACCATTAAATCCAACCTCACTTGGGACTGTACATATGACGATAAACTAACATTCGAAACCCTTCTGACCAAAATAGGCAAGAAGTAGCAGCAGGCACAGTCCAGTCAGGCCACCCTTGGCCACTGAGTCCTTGGGGGTTATCAGATTGTCAAAACCCTGAAGAGTGGGGGGGTTAGTGCAGAACACGAGAAGGGGAAGCAGGGACTTCAAAGGTATTTTGGTATACTAAGTATTACGATTAGGTGTGGATATTGACATAGTAACCAAAATATTTGATGATTGTAAGTCCCCAAGGCATCGGGTTTTTCAGACATATTTTTCAATAAGATTAGCTTATCTACCTCTCCACTTTTCTTGTTCTCTTTAAAGGTCCACATCCCCTCGTGTTAGGAGTCCATTCCTTACTCTTCTTAATCATTCGACACAAATTACACAATCAGATATTGCTTgtaaaatataaactcatcaatACTCAAGCTGTTGGGTTATCATGGTTGTTCtagtatttttttgaaaattttggaggccAAATCTTTGTACAAATTCTAGTACACACCCATTTGATAAATGCATTTGCACCATcaacaatatttgagatgttggcAATGGATATTAATTAGAAAAAGTCTGTACAGGTTTGATTAAAGTTAGGTAAAGTATGAGACCAGTGGCTAGCACTACATAGCAATGATGACTAGAAATATATAGCACTGGCTTTAGAAACAAAGTAAAAGCACTAATGCCAATTGGTCATTACGAAATGATGGCACAAACCACAATCAAATAAAGTTAAACAGCAATAGGTAGGATATAAATGTGTTGGtgctttgtttttttctttaaatctttGATTAGTGTTTGTTTTAAATAGTAATACTTACACAAACACGTGTGTTTTAAgagatatatctgtatatatacatTAATGTTCTAAATGATGAAGCAACTGAAAGAAACTCAGAACATTTTTTTATGTAAAAGTAACAGATTAGATTTCACTTTGATTGCAGATGCTCAAACAAAGAGATCTAAACGAGCATAAAAAAGAGGCAACAGAAATAGGAAATTATATTCAGAGAACTAATGGAGTCTTACCACTAGATAATCAGGCATTTTTCCACCCTTCCCCTCAACGAACTGGCAGAGGTACATCACGCCAGCACATGCAAAATTCTGCAATCAACATATGTTAGTAATGATGGATAAACATTTAGAAAGGAAGCTAGCATGCACAGTGTGCTGATAGCAATTCTGAAGTATGGATAGACTGAAAACAAAGCATAAGGCTATAGATAACACAATAAATATACTGGCTTCATTATGTACTTAGGTTTCTCATTGAATAGAAGTACTTTCGCATGGTTTCTAAATGAATAGAAGTAGCTTAGGATGGTTTCTAATTGAAAGGATGTGGAATAGCAGGTGATCCACTAAAGCATAAAACCATATATAAGTACCAACAAGCAATTCAAGATTCTGATTCCTTGTATTACAACAACGGATAAAAATAAGAACTCCATTCTTTCTTGAGTGATAAATCATATTAAATAACTCCACAATCAGACCATAAGGGAATACAGGAAAGCCTTATCTTTTTTTTAAGAGTTAGCAACCTATACAATGAAAGATATACTGTTTGAACAGTGAAAGTGCAAAACACTCTACCAAGGAGTTTTCACTATGCAAAAATTTTCTAATTAAAGACTCTAAATATGACCTACATGTAAAAGAGCTGCTACGAGAGTAATAATTCTATTTCTATTATATGGGGGCAACTAAGCACCTCCAAATAGGATACATTCACTGTAGGTGGTCATGACTAGAAAACAGATATGCACAATTATGTTAAAAAGATGAAACTACTTATAAACATTATTTATAATTAAAGTGGTGTTTGCTCTCTTCACATGGTGTAACCATTTCAAAGTATGACTTTTTGCTGTTCAGATGTGTGTCGTAAGTTCAAAAACTGATATCTTTACCAAATGGTGCAACCAGCATTTCTAAAAACACTAGGAAATCGATTGGGAGACCTGATATCACATGTTAATGTTTATAAGGACCTTATACCAAAAAGGGATGTATCATGGGACAGCCTATTAAGGGGCCTCGAATGAACACAATCTATGATCCATGTATACTCTAAGTGAAATATGCTTTTTAAGTCTCAAGAGAATcaaatcaaaatgaatcatgcatcaaatgACAGTACTACTGTGACACGTATACTCTCTTCATTATTGGGGTGCAAATTGTCTTTCATCTTCACCAAGCACAACATTTAGATAAAGCAGCTTTTGTCTGTTCTGATGAATACAACAACAGAAACTGTACATTGTCACATATATATAGCTGCAGTTGTAAACCAAAATTGTCTTCAATCTCTTAACGTATTATATCCCTTATTTTGTTTCAAAATTGTCTTCCATCTCTTAACAACATCCTAGAAAACATCAGATTAAGAAAGCTTCTGAATCTTGCCAGTGAATACTAAAAAAACTGCAATTAAGATATCCCAAAGAAACCTATTTCTTACTGTCAGACAGGTCCATTTGGGTGCTAGTTAGCAGCAATAGCAGATAGTAATCGATACCGAATTACCAAAAATATGGTAGAATAAACAGTCTTAAGCTAATGAGAATTCACGTATAGAAGATAATTAATAACATGTAAGCGTTGTTCAGTAGATTCAAATATGCTTGAAATATCACGATATGCACTATCTGATCATATAGCTAGATAAACCCAAAAAATTCCAAAAACATATCTCAATTAATATACATAATGTCAGATATCAAATCTCTATGCCCTAAAGTAATTTAGTCACCTGCTTGTCCTCGATGGCATTCATCTTCCCATCCTGtaccaaaaaaaagaaatcatTCAACAAAAAATGCACAGCAACAGTTATCTAAATGCAACAAAAAATGACATATATGCTCACCAGACCCCAAACCAGTTGTTGGAGGGTAGTCaattctagcccaatattatcaaGTTTTCCACGAGCATCAATTACCTATTTTTCAAAACAAGAAAGTGCAGAGGCTATATAAAGGCAAAGCATTTTTGTGAAGAGAACAAGTTGCAACATATAAATTAAATTTTCTGGTGTTCATGTATCAATAGCAGGCTTGGCCTCACCAAGTCTAGAAGACTTGCTGGAAGAGATGCTAACTGCCAAACTGATAATATTATTGTCAAAACAGAATAAATTAAAGTGCAATCATAATTCAAAAAACATCCACAGAAGATGATTGTAGCAAGACATCCAAGTTTCATTTCCTATATAAAAAGTAACTTTCCTTGCAGCCATAAAATCAACAAGCAAATAGTCATAGTGAACAAAACATTACCTCCTTTTTTATTTCACCAGACATCTCCTTTTGCTCATCCAATTTTCCATCCAAGTTCTCAATTCGCTGTGTCAGATGCTTCTTAGTTTgctgtaaaaaaaaagaaaagaaacaaatattCTGCTTTACTTACAATGCCCAAATTCCTGTCCAATATATGCTTGAAAAAATTAACAAGGTATTGACATTTAGTACTTTTTAAGCATGTTATTGTGATACTCAGAATTCTAACAATGTTTGTCATCATTTGAATTCTTGAAAAAACAAATTTAAGGATGATAATTAACAGTGAAAATAAAGAAGGAAACACAAAGTTTAAGAAATGTAAATGTTAAAGTAGGATAGCTAGGACTAGCTTATTGATTTTTTCGCATTGCTAGAACGAAGAAGACAAATCAGTTGCTCCAATCATAACACTTCAGGACTAAGTATAAAAACCTGTTCTCTTCAGTCGAGTGTGGAGATTTGATATTGCTTATGTCCATACAAAAACAAAGTACCTGTTTAACTTGCAGAAAATAGAGACTCATGGCGCCTCTCCAGAATGGGCATTAAATTCAATATATACAAAACAGCACAAAAGAACCTATTGACTAGCCAAGATCTTGATATTTTCTCTCCATATGGACCTAAACCTCTTACCACCTAACCAATACTAATCCTTGTAAAGTTAGTGCGCAACAGCTAATGTCTGTATTTCTGTTGGAAGTCACTAAGGGCATGTTTGGTGCAGATTTCCAAATGGACTTTTGCTACTACTAAAGcactatatatgtatgtacgtacgtacgtatacatatacatacatatacatatacatagatacatagatacatacatatatgtatatatatatacatatacatacacatatatacacatacatatatatatatatatatatatatatgtatatacatacatatatgtatatacatacacatatatatatacatacatacatgtatatacatacatacatatatatatatatatatatatacatacatacatgtatatacatatatatatatatatatatacatatatatatatatacacatatacatacatatatatacatacacacatacatatatatagatacacacatacatatatatagatatacacatatatatagatatacacatatatatatatatacacatatatatatatacacatatatatatatacacatatatatatatacacatatatatatatatacacatatatatatatatatacacatatatatatatatacatatatatatgcaaaatttTGAATGTTAAAAGAAATTTCACAAGGGATTTTGAGAaaccaaaatatttcttttaagaGGAGGTCAGGACCTCCTTCTGACTCGTCCTAAAATAACTCCCTGTAGATCCTTGCTTGGCTTCGACACCCATtgttgctgtagtcatcaataccatttccattgtctatcatcattgttGACAACATTGCTACAATCACGATGACTGTCTGGTCACCATCACCATCATGGTTGCCATGACAATGGCCACTGCCACAAATCAATGCTACCACTAAATGCATCACCAAGTACCACTGCTATCAACTATCAACCACCACCTCTAACATCACCAACTACCAATACCATTGTTGCCACCATCATTGGATACCACCActatcatcatctccaccatcactATCGGCCACTGTCACTATAGTGATGTAGGAGCACCATGGTGTTTTATGTTTATCTCTGTAAATATTTTGTTAGTCTGGATTTTTTGCAAATTCAATAACATGACAACATTTCATGTATTCTACATTACGTACAAAGATTGCCCGAGGAGAAGCATGaaacagtgtcaaacactgaagaTGGTTGAAATAATATTCCTGATGAATGCTATCCTTGTAAGAAATTTTATACCAAGCAAAGATATGTGAAAAATCATATTCCGAAGTAAGAATGGAATGTGATACCGAGCAATATGTTCTTTCaaatattaattatttgaatcatgcctatgttttttttaaaaataaatatagacaCGTATATTGCAACTAACTAAATAAGATGGCAACAAAACATTTAGTGCACAACCTTCACTTATAGGAATATATCAAAATGTGTAGCAAAGATATGCAACTATAATTCTGAGAATGAGAaacaagtaaaaaaataaaacttcTTATATAAATCTAAAACTTACAGCAAGAGCAGCAGAAACTTGCTCGAGATGCTTTGTCATGCTTGCAACTGCTTTAGTCATGTTATGTTTGGTAACATACATAAGGTCAGACAAGGAGATGCCCTGAAAAGCATTAGTTAACGATACTAATGAGTCAATCACAAAAACTCTACAACAAGAACCAAAATTTACTTAACCAATCAGAGAAAGAACAATCACAGAAGAATGAACTCCTAAGATAACAATATATACTTAGTTTATGTATAAGCtcatggaaagggaaaaaaagcAGCAGACGAAAAACTTTAGCATAATTTACAAAGAATAACCAATATTCAATTATCAAAGAAAATCctcaatcagaaaaaaaaaactagtgaATCTAATGGGAAAAACATACTTTCCACCACATGTAACCATAGCCTAATGCCCCAAGGGTTGCAGCTGGCACTACAAGTGATGCCATATTTCCTGTTGGAGGTAGAAGatataaaatcaatcaaaatTATCCTAATACAAAGCTGACAATTACATTTAGATATATACGAGCGGTATAGCCAGATTGTTGATCAGAAAAGATAACACAACAACATCAACTACAAGCAGAGAAACCAGGTTTCACTTGATAAACATAGAACCACTCATGTTGCTTAACTAAGCTTGAAAGTATTTTGTTTTTCACATCT of Musa acuminata AAA Group cultivar baxijiao chromosome BXJ1-7, Cavendish_Baxijiao_AAA, whole genome shotgun sequence contains these proteins:
- the LOC103991268 gene encoding probable WRKY transcription factor 50 isoform X1 produces the protein MATAALDIGGLSCSPVFLFDDAPKLCTTDEFDVSEYVAVFDESSVTESSAVAGDVYCPTDDTMMSCRNETKRMKVGDGCRIGFRTKSEVEILDDGFKWRKYGKKSVKNSPNPRNYYRCSTEGCGVKKRVERDRDDPRFVITIYEGVHNHISPCTLCYNYAHLPLAPSASAPWGRAMAGAPTISSSSSTCTAQWLESFFQDDM
- the LOC103991268 gene encoding probable WRKY transcription factor 50 isoform X2, with the translated sequence MATAALDIGGLSCSPVFLFDDAPKLCTTDEFDVSEYVAVFDESSVTESSAVAGDVYCPTDDTMMNETKRMKVGDGCRIGFRTKSEVEILDDGFKWRKYGKKSVKNSPNPRNYYRCSTEGCGVKKRVERDRDDPRFVITIYEGVHNHISPCTLCYNYAHLPLAPSASAPWGRAMAGAPTISSSSSTCTAQWLESFFQDDM
- the LOC103991269 gene encoding uncharacterized protein LOC103991269 — protein: MAMHVGMGLSKVLFLVGAGFTGSILLRNGKLSDMLSELQELVKGLEKSAEKAGVDPEHADAVASQVRRLAMEIRQLASARPITVLNGNSGSGNMASLVVPAATLGALGYGYMWWKGISLSDLMYVTKHNMTKAVASMTKHLEQVSAALAQTKKHLTQRIENLDGKLDEQKEMSGEIKKEVIDARGKLDNIGLELTTLQQLVWGLDGKMNAIEDKQNFACAGVMYLCQFVEGKGGKMPDYLVDGPKNAGKRGFLGSGEARSLKGLQHIAEVIESGNFDQTKTEAIFQNDTDSSVIT